A stretch of Miscanthus floridulus cultivar M001 chromosome 13, ASM1932011v1, whole genome shotgun sequence DNA encodes these proteins:
- the LOC136501482 gene encoding LOW QUALITY PROTEIN: 5-pentadecatrienyl resorcinol O-methyltransferase-like (The sequence of the model RefSeq protein was modified relative to this genomic sequence to represent the inferred CDS: deleted 1 base in 1 codon) has product MQANTRVLVSASLVIHRTQRPQHNTMAFSSEDTRELLQAHVELWNQTYGFMKSVALAVALDLRIADAIHRRGGTATLSQILGEIDVRPCKLPGLRRLMRVLTVSGTFTIVQPSAETMSSESDGHEPVYKLTTASSLLVSSNGGGESSATASLSPMLNHVLSPFRDSPLSMGLTAWFQHDEDEQAPGPCPFTLMYGTTLWEVCSRDDAINALFNNYAMAADSHFLMQIVLREFGEVFHGIDSLVDVAGGVGGAAMAIAAAFPCLKCTVLDLPHVVAKAPSSSIGNVQFVGGDMFGSIPPANVVFLKWILHDWSDDECIKILKNCKQAIPSRDAGGKIIIIDIVVGSESSDTKLLETQVIYDLHLMKIGGVERDEQEWKKIFLEAGFKDYKIMPVLGLRSIIELYP; this is encoded by the exons ATGCAAGCTAACACTCGGGTTTTAGTCTCTGCTAGCTTGGTAATCCACCGTACCCAGAGGCCACAACACAATACAATGGCATTCAGCAGCGAGGACACTAGGGAGTTGCTCCAAGCCCACGTCGAGCTATGGAACCAGACCTACGGCTTTATGAAGTCGGTGGCGCTCGCCGTTGCTTTGGACCTCCGCATCGCCGATGCCATCCACCGccgcggtggcaccgccaccctctCCCAGATACTCGGAGAGATTGATGTCCGCCCATGTAAGCTTCCCGGCCTCCGTCGCCTAATGCGCGTTCTCACCGTCTCAGGAACCTTCACCATCGTCCAGCCATCAGCGGAAACCATGTCATCGGAGTCGGACGGGCATGAGCCTGTCTATAAGCTGACAACAGCGTCCAGCCTCCTCGTCAGCAGCAACGGTGGCGGCGAGAGTTCGGCGACGGCGAGCTTGTCTCCTATGCTAAACCACGTTCTTAGCCCCTTCCGTGACTCGCCGCTCAGCATGGGGCTCACTGCGTGGTTccagcatgatgaagatgaacaGGCGCCTGGCCCGTGCCCGTTCACCCTGATGTACGGCACAACCTTGTGGGAGGTGTGCAGCCGCGACGACGCAATCAACGCGTTGTTCAACAAC TACGCCATGGCCGCAGACAGCCACTTCCTGATGCAGATTGTCTTGAGGGAGTTCGGCGAGGTCTTCCATGGGATAGACTCGCTGGTCGACGTCGCCGGCGGGGTTGGGGGAGCCGCCATGGCCATTGCGGCGGCGTTTCCGTGTTTGAAGTGTACCGTACTGGACCTCCCTCACGTTGTCGCTAAGGCTCCTTCCAGTTCTATTGGCAACGTGCAGTTTGTTGGGGGTGACATGTTTGGGAGCATTCCACCAGCAAATGTTGTCTTCCTCAAG TGGATTTTGCATGACTGGAGCGATGACGAGTGTATCAAGATATTAAAGAATTGCAAGCAAGCTATCCCTTCTAGAGATGCAGGAGGAAAGATAATAATCATTGATATTGTGGTTGGGTCTGAGTCATCAGACACCAAGCTTCTGGAGACGCAAGTAATCTATGATCTCCATCTCATGAAAATTGGTGGGGTTGAACGAGATGAGCAAGAGTGGAAGAAAATATTCCTCGAAGCTGGATTTAAGGACTACAAAATTATGCCGGTTTTAGGCCTCAGATCGATCATTGAGCTATATCCATGA
- the LOC136501753 gene encoding uncharacterized protein At4g37920-like yields MATNPGVLCHAPRPSPASTAAAPSQSLFPSSASVPIPQSTQRSRLAAAPPPPRCVASPTIANAKDQTESEVAMGYTMTEICDKFIEFFMYTKPETKDWRKLLVFREEWRRYREHFYKRCQVRIDMDTDPSLKQKLVVLARKVKKIDDEIEKHMELFTELRENPADINAIVARRRKDFTGEFFRHLNFIVNAYNGLDERDGIVRLGAKCLSAIHAYDCTLEQLDIESAQLKFDDILNSSSLNGACDKIKSLAKAKELDSSLILLINRAWAAAKESTTMNDKVKDIMYHIYTTTKESLKSISPPEMKLLKYLLNIEEPEERFGALATAFSPGDEREAKDEDALYTTPNELHKWIKMLLDSYHLNKETDFMDARKMCDPVIIQRLTLLKETIAEEYMKQYIHPEEEESMDDN; encoded by the exons ATGGCGACGAACCCGGGCGTCCTCTGCCACGCTCCCCGACCCTCGCCTGCGTCAACGGCCGCCGCCCCGTCGCAGTCCCTCTTTCCCTCCTCCGCCTCCGTACCCATTCCCCAGTCGACCCAGCGCAGCCGCCTCGCCgcagctccaccaccaccac GTTGTGTAGCTAGTCCTACCATTGCTAATGCGAAAGACCAAACTGAGTCCGAAGTTGCAATGGGGTACACAATGACTGAAATCTGCGACAAATTCATTGAGTTCTTCATGTATACGAAACCAGAAACAAAGGACTGGAGAAAGTTATTGGTGTTTAGAGAGGAGTGGAGAAGGTATAGGGAGCACTTCTACAAGCGCTGTCAAGTGCGCATAGATATGGATACTGATCCTTCATTGAAACAAAAGTTGGTTGTACTTGCTAGAAAAGTTAAGAAG ATAGATGATGAAATAGAGAAGCACATGGAACTCTTCACTGAGCTCAGAGAGAACCCTGCTGATATTAATGCTATTGTTGCAAGACGAAGGAAGGATTTCACTGGGGAGTTCTTCCGCCATCTTAACTTCATTGTGAATGCTTATAATGGCCTTGATGAGCGAGATG GAATAGTCAGGCTTGGGGCCAAATGCCTATCTGCAATTCATGCATATGATTGCACACTGGAACAGTTGGATATCGAATCTGCTCAGTTGAAGTTTGATGATATACTGAATTCCTCTTCACTAAATGGTGCTTGTGACAAGATCAAAAGCTTAGCCAAGGCTAAAGAACTTGATTCATCTCTAATTCTTCTCATTAACAGAGCTTGGGCTGCTGCAAAAGAATCTACAACTATGAATGATAAG GTCAAGGACATAATGTATCATATTTATACAACTACAAAAGAAAGCCTCAAGAGCATCTCACCTCCGGAGATGAAGCTTCTGAAGTATTTGCTGAATATTGAAGAGCCTGAAGAGAGATTTGGTGCTCTTGCAACTGCTTTCTCTCCCGGAGATGAGCGTGAAGCCAAGGACGAAGATGCTCTTTACAC AACTCCCAACGAACTCCACAAATGGATCAAAATGCTGCTCGATTCATACCATCTCAACAAGGAGACGGATTTTATGGATGCGAGAAAGATGTGTGACCCAGTGATCATCCAGAGGTTAACTTTGCTGAAGGAGACTATCGCGGAAGAATACATGAAGCAGTACATACATCCCGAGGAGGAAGAATCCATGGACGACAACTAG